The region TCACCAAAACTGGATCTCGGCGATCCTTCCTTACTTGGGTGACACCACCACCTACGAACATATCGATTTCAGCAAAGGCGTCTACGACAAAGCCCAGAACGGTCCGCGGAACTTAAGCTTGGAAGTCTTGGAATGTCCATCGAGTCCCGTAAGTCGCGCGAATAATCGAGTCGGAATCTCGCATTACAACGGCATTCATAATCACTGCGAATTGCCTATCGACGAGTCGAATACTGGGGCGTTTATCTTGAACAAGCCCTTAGCGGCGAATCAGTTTACCGATGGGATTGCGTTTACGCTCTTTCTTTCAGAGTCCAATATTACGCCCTCCAGCAATCTAGGCTGGATGAGTGGAACCAGGGCGACACTACGCAATACGGGCACATCGCCCAATGGTGGTGCTGCAGTCGCATTGCCCAATGTTTATACCGACCCAGAATGGCTTTCGACGCTGGAAGTCACACCAAACGAAATGGATTTGCCGGTCGATGATTTTGAGGAGGAACTGGAAGAAGTAGCCGAAGAGGGCGAAAAGCCGGCGGAAGCGAAAGACAACGCTCAACCGCAGCAGTTCACCGAAAAAGACTTTATGGATTTTGAGGGTAAGAATTTGCCTCTGCCGACCCTGAAGCGAAGTGTATTTGGTGTGGTGCCTAACGATCCGACTTTGTTTGTGGGTGGTATTGGAAGTCACCATCCCGGCGGCGTAAATGTCGCTCGAGGTGATGGAAGCGTGCGATTTGTCTCGGAAACGATCGGGGCGGTGACATTTCGTCAACTCGGCCACCGTGCCGACGGTCAGCTTCGAGTCGGCGAGTACTAAGAAAGATTGTTGATGCTGCGGGGCCAGTCGTTTCCTCTGATATTTTTGATGCTGCTAGTCGCATTCTCGGCGATCCTGGCACGCATTGCGATGCCGATTGTTCAGTCGTTTCAAGCAAATGAAGTCTATGGCTCGGCCGTGGCGACCGAGCAATGGGTTTCCTGGAGTGCGGCGATGGTGATTACCGGCGCATTCGTCGGCTTGATCATCGGTTGGATTCGCGAGCGTTTTTGGCCTGGCGCGATTGTCGGGTTTATTCTGGGAAGTGTTATTGGTGCTGTTTGTACTCCTTTTCTCGCTGTACCTGCCGCGTTAACTGCTTTATGTGACTTGGCCTGGATCTTTATCACGTTGATTTTGCTTACGTTCGGGACGATACTGATTGAACGTCGTTACTGCAATCAAAGCCGTCGTGGTGAATATGTGAGAGTATTGCAGGAGAATTCGGACGAAGCGTGATGATCGCTTGGCGGCTTGAAAGCATTTGAAAGAGGACATGTAATGGTCAGCAATATCAGTCGAGTTCTGTTGGTCGAGGATAACCCGGCCCACGCGAAGCTGATGATGCGGACGCTTAACGAGTTTGGTGAGTCGCTGGATATCGAACATGTGAGCGATGGTGAAGCCGCGCTCGCCTATCTGTTCCGCAAGGGAAAGTACGAGAACCGCCGATCGCAGCCACACTTGGTGCTTCTCGATCTGCGAATTCCGAAATTCGACGGTTTAACGGTTTTAGGTCGGATAAAAGAAGATCCCGAGCTAAAGCACATCCCCGTTGTTATTCTCACGACGTCCGATGCAGACTCGGATGTTCGCGGCGCCACCGATCGATTTGCTAACAGTTATCTCGTCAAGCCAATCGAGTACCTGCAATTCGTGAATCTTATGCGGTCGGTAGGCGAGTATTGGACCGAGATGAATCAGTCTCCGGGGTCGAAGTCATAGCACAGATACCTGCGAAACCTGGCAGGCTCGAAGAGCACGCTTATTCTTCATAGATGGGGCACGAATGGGAACCAAGCTGCGTTTGATGATTGTCGAAGACGATCCCGCTCACGCGCGGCTGATTGTGCGCGGCTTTCGAACGGAAGTAGACGACTTCGAGCTGACGACCCATTTCTCGTTGAAAGATGCCAGGGCCGCAATCGCGGAATCGGTGCCAGACCTGGTGATCGTCGATCTATCGCTTCCTGACGGCTTTGGGGCTGACCTGATCGAACCACAGGGCAAAGAAGCACGTTACCCGGTGATGATCATCACCAGCCAGGGTGACGAAAAAACTGCCGTCGACGTTCTGAAGCGTGGCGCGATCGACTACGTTGTCAAATCAGAATCGGGCTTCTTTGAACTGCCACGTTTGGCGCGTCGATCGATTCGAGAATGGAATCTACAGCGAGAAAAAGTTGAAGCGGAAGAAGCTTTACGAAATAGCGAGCAGCGCTACCGTGCGTTGATCGACCACTCGCCCACGTCGATTGTCGTTGCCTGTGAAGGAAAGATTGTCCTAGCCAATAGCATGGCACAGAAGTGCCTGGGGGCGAACTCGACTTCGGAAGTCGTCGGCAAAACGATCCAGGCTTTTCAAATTCCTGATGTCGAAGCTCTCGATAAATCGCACGAATCCAGCCCGACCGATCGGAAGCCTGGACAATTGAATGAATATGTCCTGCGGCAAGTCGATGGGACGCTGCTGGATGTCGAGTTGATGACGACGTCGGTCGATTACTACGGCCAAGAGGCAACGCAGTACGTTTTTCAAGATATTACGCTGCGGAAAGAAGCGGAGACGGAGATGCGGATTCGCGACCGCGCGATCGCCTCGGCCAGTGATGGGATTTTTATCGTCCAGCTTTCTAACGAAGAGATGAAAATCGTCGACTGTAATCAAGCCTTCTTGGAGATCGTCGGCTGCCAACGCGACGCTGTTCGTCAGCAAGGGGTCAACGTCATCCGATGCGATTCACGTTACGAGGCTCGGTTTCGGTTAATCGTCGCTGGCATTCATTCAAGGCAACCGGCACGCGATACGATTCGGATTTACACCGAGGGGGAAGCCTATCGCTGGGTCGAGATCTCGATTTCTCCTGTGCATGTTTCGGAAAGTCTTAGCACGCACGTTGTCGGCGTTGTGCATGATATTACCGAGAAGGTAAACGCCGAAGAGGAAATCCGCCGCCGAAATGCTGAGCTTGCTCACTTTCTGCGTCTGACGGCCATGGGCGAACTTGTCGCCGGTTTGGCACACGAGGTGAATCAGCCGCTATATGCGATTTCTAACTATGCAGGTACATGCGAAAACCTGCTGAAGGCTGCCGATGAGATCGACAAGCCTAGCGTTCAGCAATGTGTGACACGGATCGGGCAGCAAGCACGTCGGGCCGCCGAAATCATTCGCCGCTTGAGAAATTACGTGAGCCGCACGGCTCCTAAAGTCGAGGCCTCCGAGATCAGAGACCTCTTAAGTGACTCGGTGGCATTGCTGACGCCGCTGATGGAAGAGCAGGCCATCGAAGTCACGATGGACATAGAACCTTCGACTCCGAGTGTTTTTGTCGATAAAATTCAAATAGAACAAGTGCTGATCAATTTGATCAGCAACGCGACAGATGCGATAGACGATACCAATTCGCAACGCGTTATCGAGATTCGAGCTTCCCTGGTTGAAACCAAGGAAGAGCCAATGGTGCAAATCTCGGTAAGAGACTTTGGGATTGGGATTCCCCCAAATTTCGATGTCTTCGAGGCATTTCAGTCGACGAAGGAATCGGGTATGGGAATGGGACTTTCCATCAGTCGAACGATTATCGAATCGCACGGAGGGAAGATCTGGGTTGAACCAGCTTCTCCGCACGGTACGATCTTTTTCTTTACGCTACCTACCTCCATCCAACAGGTTACAGGCCATGCCGACGAATCCGACCGTGTTTGTCATTGACGACGACCCAGCGGCACGGGAATCGATTGGAATGCTCATCCGTTCGCTCGGGCTTCAAGTTGAGACCTTTGCTTCGGCTGAACAATACTTGCAATCGTTCGAGGCAAGCCGTCCCGGTTGTGTCGTCACCGATATGCGGATGCTTGGATTGAGCGGTCTTGAACTTCAAGAGCAGCTCGTCGAGATGGGAGAACGTATTCCCGTGATCCTGATTTCCGCCCACGCGAATATGCAAATCGCAGTGAAGGCCATGCGGAACGGGGCGATTACGTTTCTGGAAAAGCCCTGCCAACAGCAAGAGATTATCGATGCGGTAAACGAGGCGATCGCCTTGGATGCACGTTGGCGGCAAGAGGCTCAGGAATCGGCCGAAGCACGCGAGAACTATGAAAAGCTTAACGCCGGCGAGCGAGACGTGATGAAGCTTATGATGATTGGTAAAGCCAACAAGGTGATCGCCAATCGTCTGGATGTGAGTCTGCGGACCGTGGAGGCTCGACGGCACAATGTCTTCAAGAAGATGGGAGTGGATAACATTCCCGACCTGACACGCTTGGCGATGAAGATTGAAGAACTGCGTACCGAGATCGAATCGATTCCCGATTCCACCGACGAGCAGGAAGAAGAATAGTCTGTTCGATCTGCGTTTAGTCCTGGGGCTGGCCCAGGACTAACGCTGCAATGCTTAGCGTGACGATCATCGGCAGGATCGTCATGGGGTAAACAGGAGGGCTCGGCTCCTGGTACAGATAATCTCGTTGGATCAGCCAGCCTTCTGCCCTGAGCCAGCCTTCGTCCGTTTTTCGCCAAACGACGGTCACTTCGTCTTGTGCCGCAGGACCTCTCGTTGGCAAGACAACGGAGGTTCCCAGCCACAAGGCAATCAGGATCAGTAAACTACTCAGGAGGAGACGCATCACTTGGCAGACTTTTCTGCGAAATCAATGAGGCAAATTGGTTTTGCCTTAACGATTTTGCAGGGGCCGTGCCAGGAACTGTCTTTTTTGTACGAGTTCTCTCTAACTCGTTGGCCGACTGCGATTTCGGTCTATCTTGTGACAAGCGTCACTAGAAACGATGATGACGTTTTGCGACACGTTGCATAGGTCTTCGTTGCGGAATTGAATCATGAGGTTCGACGACAACGGTTCGATTCGCAGGAAAGGCGATTCTTCTGTCCCTGCCCGTTTGCTCTTGGGGGCGGAGTGACCTATTTATTTCACGTGTGGTTCGCATTGAATTACAGAGCGACCGGGGGATATCTCTTCCAGAAATGACGGGACGGAAATCACAATGACTCAGAATACTTCTCTCAAAGATCTGCTTGCAGGGGCACAGTTGCCAGCGTTGCCTCAAAGTGCCATTCGACTTTTGGAACTTGCTCAGGACCCAGAAAATGGCCCTGCCGAATTTGCGGTACCGATCGAAGCCGATCCTGGCCTGACCGGACAGGTATTGCGGTTTGTAAATTCGTCGTACTTCGGATTCTCTCGCGAAATCTCAAACGTAAAACTCGCCATCACGCTCGTTGGCATTCGTACCATCAAGAACTTTGCACTCTGGAGTGCTGTCTTTAGCTTGATGCCCAACCCTAAGAGCGGCCCTTTTGATCTTAAAAGCCTGTGGCAAGATTCGCTTCGCCGCGGCCTCTTTGCTCGTGCCGTTGGTAAGCATTTAGGTTTGAAAGATGCTGAAGATCTCTTCGCCGCTGCATTGCTGCAAGACATGGCCGTTCCACTGCTGGCCAAGGAACTAGGCGACAAATATCGAACATTGATCGAAGGACGCTGCGAAGGCCAAACCCGCATGTCCGACCTGGAACGCGATACGTTCGGTTGGACTCACGCGGAAGCCGGCGGCGTGATCGCTCGTGGCTGGAGCTTGCCGGAAGCCTTCGCCGAGTTGATCGAATCGCACTTGGATCTGGAAGACTATCTCGAGAATCCAAATCAAGAGCCTGGCCGCGTTGCAGTTGCTCTGTCGGCATTGTTACCGGCAACGGCCGATGAATCGTGGAGCGAATTGGAACGCTTCCAAGCAGCTCACGACAAAGTCATGAACGGCGGTCCTACGGTTGCAGAAACCTTGGACAAAGTCGACAAGGATTACGAAGAGTTCGCTCCCGTCCTCAAGCTGAGCAATCCGTCAGTGACGCTTGTTGAACTGTATCAGCAAAGCCAAGAGAAAGCGGCGACGTAACTCGCCGACGCTGACAACCGAGAAGTTGCTGCGACCACACCTCGAAACAATCCGTTTCGCCAAGCAAGAACTAAAAAAAGCCGCCCCAGCAGGAGCGGCTTTTTTCTGTTTGGCATAACAGGTCGTGAATTTGGCTTACCAGACGAACTCGCCGCCGAAGTAAGCACCGTGCAGAATCAGGTCACTGGAAGCTTGCGTCGATTCGATGATCGCGAAGTCTTCAAAGTTTTGTGGAATCTGGTCAGCCGACAGGGCAACGCCGGTAACGGCAACGGCTCGGTAACCGCCACTGACGGTGAAGCATTGGAACATGCGGTAGTCGACACCGAGGTCCAACTCGCCGAGGAACGAGACGCGGCTTCGCGATGCGTCGATGTCAAACTCTTGGCCGTCGTTGGGGCTCAGAGCGTTGTCGACGACGGCATTGCCTGCGGCACCGTAGATTCGCGATTCATGCGTGATGATGTTGCCGAACAGACCCAGCTTGCTGCCCAGGTGAACATTCCACTTGCCGTGGGTCATGTTACCGATGAAACCGATCTGAGGACCGATCAAGTTATTGGCGACGTCGATGTTGTAGTTCACTTCGTCCGCGGCACCATCGAAGACTGTGTTCGTTGGATCGGAAGAGAACGACATGCCTTCCGAGAATCGGAAGTATCGAATACCGCCGAGCATCCCAACGGAGAAGCTGTGGTGGCCGGTATTGCAGGCAAACATCGTTGGGTCCTGGAACAAGTTCAATTCAACGTTGTAGAAATCGGAACTGCGACGCAGCCGATGAATCTGAGCGTTGTTGAAGAAGTCGTCCAGGTTCGCCAAGCCGCTACCATCGTCGTACGATAGGCCTTGGAACGGATCTTCCAATGGGGTGTTCAGCTGACCGGTCAGGCCTGCGTTGGTGACACTGAATTCGGTCGTGTCACGCAGCGACCAGAAAACACCTTCCCATGCCCATGCACCGCAACCGGTGTATCGGCCAAGGCGGACTTCATAGCCGCCGGTCCAGTCCATGCCGGCATCGTGCGTGCCCATGACTTGACGCGAGTAATCGCCGGTGTCGTAGCTGAGCCACACTTCACGTTCCAGGTCGCGGTTCATAATCAAACCGCCGCCGTAGGCGAACCAGGTCGTGCATGGCATGCAGCATTCGGCGAAGCAATCGTCGTAGCATTCACCGGTCGAGCAGTCGCCGGTCGACATGATCGAGTGGCTTGTGCTTGGGATGGATGGTGCACTGAGTTCCTCTGGCTTGCCTTCCAGAGCATCCATGTATGCCTTGTCTCCCTGAAGCGGTTCGAGACTGGCATCGGGTTTATAGCTGACATTCGAGGTGGGTTGCGACCACAACTTGGCGGGCGCACTTGGTTCGGCATAGTAGGTCGCCCCAGGGCGATATGCCGACGGTTGGTACATGTCGCCAGGAGATTGGGCGAACAATGCGCTGGCACTTAACAATCCTGCTAAAGCACCAGGAACTAATAGAAACGTCTTCATGACAAAAACTCCACGACTTTTGCTTTGAGCTGTTGCAAGCAACAATCTGCAAAGCTGCCAAACAATGCGGAGATACTGGCATCCGTTCCACACTCTGGCTTCCTGCGTCGCGCCGCTACCATGCTGCGCGTGGCCACAACCGTGTGGCCGTTAGCATTCATCGACAGCAGCTAGCGTCTCTGATAGACCGTTTTGAGCCAGTTGACTTCGAAATCGCCAACGCTTTCTCGTAGAACCCGTGCAACCGCTAGCACCCGACAAGAAACGGGGCATTCACTGAAGAAATGGTTGTAGGGATACCCTAGAAGGTAGGGTAAATGTTTGGCTTCCTAACCATGCCTCACGATTTGTAGCTTGTCAAAAAAGTTGGGCTAAAAAAACTTCACCAATTGGGGGAACGTTAACGGCCGTGGATCGGCCAAACCGCTATTGGGGAATTGCCGGCCGCGGCGTTACGATTCGCTGGGCCTCTCTTTTGGCATCGCCAGAGGAACGCCCATTAAGGAAACGACCAGACAATTCCAGGGATTCGGATGCGCCTGACACTGCGAACATTGCTTGCTCATGAACATGGATTGTTAAATGAGCAGCAAGCGGAAGTTATCTCACAGAAGATCGAACAAAGTCCGTTCGTCAGTCAGTTGCTACGTCATCTGAAAGATCGAGCTGCCCGACGCGAGGTCATTCCATTGGCCCTGGAAGCCCGGGGTACCGCAAGCCTGGAAAGGGTGACGCGCTACCTTGATCATGCTTTGGATGCTGAGAGCGTGGTCAAGCTGGAAAATGAATGCTTTGCCTCGGATCGATTACTGGCCGAAATTGCATCGTGCCACGAAATACTCGCTCAGTGGCTGTCGACGCCGGCTCCTATCGAAGTGGAACTACGGCAACGCTTGTATGCAGTAATGCCCGGCCCGGTTCAGTCTTTGCCCGAAGCAGCCGACGAGTTGGCAATTGATCTGCCGGCATTGGCTTTCCAGGGCGATCCTCCGAAGCAGCCGGTCGCCGAGAGAGTTGCGACGGAGCCGAAAGAGAAGCTGGCCCGCCATCCGATCTGGAGTCTTGTCCGGCTTACCGCTTTGGCGGCAAGCGTGATGGCTCTGGTGGCGTTTGCCTATTCGAATCGGGATGCTGCTCGCGAGATGATCGCCCAGCATTGGAAAGACAAGAGTTCCGCCGACGTCGAGACTTCGCCAAAACGCCCCCTAAACGAAGCGGCGGATGCTCCCAAAACGTTTGCGGCGACGACCGAGCCAATCGAGCCGATGCCAGAAGTCGCGATGCTGGAGTCTGAGCCCAACCTTCTTCCAGAGGTCGCTACCACTGCGTTTCATATGCCCGTCAAACCGGAAGGTGGCTTGACCAGCATCTCGTTGCCAGGCTGGACCGTCGAAAAGCAAAGCGGCTCGGTTTACTACGATGCGCAGTCGGAAAGCTGGAAATCACTGCCCGAAGGAATTGTGCGATCAGGGCGAGTCGTTGTTGGACCGCACGGACAATGTCTGCTCAATGATGCAGATATTCAACTTGAAGCGGCGTCCGGCACGGAACTAATAATGCAAGAGCCAAACCGCCCTGCCCTTCGGTACGGTAAGCTCTCGATTTACTTCGATACTGGAAGCGAGTTTGCACTCGATGTTTCTGGACAGAAGTTGCTTGTCCGAAGCATGGAAGCAATGCACCTCGAACTGACGACATCCGCAGTGACTCCGGAGGGCATCGACTTCGCGAGTGCGAAGAATAATCAGGAAGTTCAAATCTGCTGTAAATCAGGGCTCGCCGAAATCGAGATGTCGAGTTGCCGGGGCCCATTCTCTCTTGGTGCCGGGCAAACCGTCATCGCCAATATGAATTCTGGAGTTCGCGGCGGCGAAGTAGACGGCGTTGTGGCTGCTTCCGCGAGCTTTGTGCCAGATCAAGCATTGGCAGTAGCGTTTTCCCACGCATCGGATCCTGTCGACTTGCTGCAGAAGCAATTGTCGTCGTCCGATCCAATCGAGCAGATCTCTGCCGCGAAGTTGCTATGTCAGATGGGACGGCCAGAGGCTTTGCTTTCTATTTGGAATCAACAAACCATCGATAGTCGCCACGTAAGTCTCTCGGACGTTCAGTCCTTGCTGGCTCAAGATGCTGGGCTTGCGGCGACGGCGCAAAGGGTTTGGGCTCAGACTAATCCAGAGCATGGGCGTCTTGTTTACCGCCTGGTTTGTGGTTTTTCAGAAGACCAGCGGAATTCGGAGACGGAAACCCAGCTAAAAACCCTACTTCGGCATCCCGAACCGTCCGTTCGTTTGTGGTCGGAGTTTCATCTGGCAAACGACGACGTCTTTACGGCACCTGTGAATTGACGCTCCTGAGGCAAACTCTGGACCCGGTTTCGCTATGCGAAATGAGGCCCCCTAGCACCGGTAGTCAGGTCGTATCAGTCTTCCCTTGTGGGTTTGCAGGACCGAAGTTGGTCACAATTGGGTCGTAAATAGGCTCTCATGGGGGATATCGTAGTTGGTGTGAATGACTTGCAGCTATCGCGATGGTTGCTCTCGATTTATCGAAAAACGTCGAAAATTTGAACCGAATCGGGGCCTCGCTCCATTTGTCAGCCTCTTCCCTTGCTTGTAGACTGGGTGGTTTCCGCTATAGCATCGATGATGAAACAGAGGCTACCTCTCCGTCGGCAAGGTCGGATTCCAACCGATTTCCCGAGCTTTAGCCCCACTTAGTCGGATTGTCCCGTCAGGAGATTTCAGACGTGCAAGTCAATATTTCAACGCGCCATGGTCATTTGAGTCCCGCTTCGCAGGAAACGATTACTGAGAAGGTCTCGAAGTTAAATCGTTTGTTCGAGCGAATCACGGCAGTCGAAGTGACCATCGACCTGGAGCATAGCGATAAGCCGGAAGTCGAACTGCGCGTGACCGCGGAGAAGACCGAAGATTTCGTGGCAACGGACAAAGCGGAAAGCCTTCTTGCTGCTCTGGATAGCACGATCCATAAGATGGAACAGCAACTGCGGAAGCACAAAGAGAAGCTGAAGGCGCACCGCGGCAAAGGACAGCCGTCGGATGCTGAAACGAACTTCGAGGGATAAGATATCGACCACGCTGGCGAAACCACGCTGGACATCTGGCACCGAGTCTCTGCGACGACTTGTTACCGGCCCGGTCCATCACGAAAAGGAACCTAGCTAATGAAGTTTGCCGATTTTATCAGTGTGAAGGCAATCAAGCCGGAATTGGAGTCGAAGGATAAGGAAGCCGTTATCCGCGAATTGGCTGCCAGTCTCGTGGCCTCGGGCGATGTCATGGAAGATAGCGCCGAAAGTATCATCAAGGCCATTTTGAAGCGTGAAGAACTCGGTAGCACCGGCATCGGTCGTGGCATCGCCGTTCCTCACACGAAGCACCCCAGCGTCGAAAAGCTGGTCGGTACCGTTGGTGTCAGCACCGAAGGCGTCGACTTCAACAGTCTCGACGGTGAGTCGGTCCATCTGTTCTTCCTATTGGTTTCCCCGCCAGATCGTCCCGGCGATCACCTGCGAGCTCTGGAGAACATCTCCCGTCAATTGCGTGACGACATGTTCTGCAAGTTCCTGAAGCAGTCGAAGTCGGTGGAAGATATCAAGACGTTGCTGGACGAAGCGGATAACAACCAATTCGGTAGCTAAGCGTCGAAGTAATCCTTTGGCGGAAATGTCGAGCGGGTTCGAGCAGGGGTAATCGAGCCCGATTTCATTTGACATTCCATCACACGGGGCATCGGTTGGATGGGCGAGGAATCCATCATACGTAAAGTTGTCGTGCCAAATCGGCAGGGCCTGCATGCGCGTCCGGCGGATATGTTCGTCAAAGTGGCGCTGCAGTATCAGTCCCAAGTCGAAATCACACGCGACGGTCTGAAAGTTAGCGGCAAAAGCATCCTTGATGTGATGACGCTCGCCGCAGAGCAAGGTACCGAACTGACGATCATCGTCACTGGTCCCGATGCTGAAAAAGCAGCCGATGCCTTGGTCGAAGTTGTCAAACGCTTCGTGGAAGAGGATGATGAAGAGAACGAGTCGTAGTGCTTTTCTAAAGTGCCTCGTTCTTTCTAAGAGTTACAGCGAGTCAAACTGAATGCGTGTTCTTCAAGGGATTGCCGTCTCTGCCGGCGTGGCCATCGCAAAAGCCATGGTGGTCGACGACCAGCAACCTCGAGTAACACGCCGCTTTATCTCTCGCGCCAACGTCGACTCCGAGTTGCAGCGACTGTCGGATGCCATGGATATGGTTGCCGATCAGATCCAAGTCAGCCAGGACGAAGTTGCCACGGAACTAGGCGATCAATACGGCGCGATCTTCTCTGCGCACTTGCAGATGGTTCGTGACGAGAAGCTCAACGAGTCGCTTGTCGATTCCATTCGGTACCGACATTACACGGCAGAATATGCTGTTTCGCAGTCGTTCGCTCGATACATTCAGTTCTTTGAGCGTGTGCCGAACCCATTTTTGCGGGAACGTGCCGGCGATTTCCGAGACATTGAACAGCGCCTGTTGAACGTTTTGTTTGGGGCTGATGCCAAGCGAAAGTTAGCAGCCAAGCAGCCTTCGATTGTGATTGCTCATGATCTGACGCCCAGCGAGATGGCGAACCTCGATCGGGTCAATATCCGTGGAATTGTGACCGAAGTTGGCGGACCAGGCAGCCACTCTGCGATCGTAGCCGAGGCGCTCGAGCTTCCGGCGGTCGTCGGCATTGGTTCGCACTTGCGCGAGATTCAAACCGATACCACGCTTATCATCGACGGGCACCAAGGCCGCGTCATTGTTCAGCCGGACGACGAGACGGTTGCTCGATACAAGAAAGAAGTCGAGCAGCAAAAGCAGGCCAAGATTCGGCTCCGAGGTCTCAAGGATTTGCCGGCAGTTACTGTCGACGACGAAACCATTACTCTGATGGCCAACATCGAGTTTCCGCACGAAGCCGATGCGTGTATCGAGCGTGGTGCCAGCGGTGTTGGGCTTTATCGAACCGAGTTTCTTTATCTCGGCCAAGATAGCGAGCCGACGGAAGAGGACCATTATCAGGTCTACTCCAAAGTCATCCGCGACATGCAAGGCAGTCCCATCGTCATCCGCACATTGGACCTAGGTGCAGATAAGATCTTTGGCGACGATCATCCTCCGGAACAAAACCCATTTCTGGGGCTGCGAAGCATTCGTCTTTCGCTACGAAATACCGATCAATTTCGTCGGCAATTACGGGCCATTCTTCGAGCGAGCGTGCTCGGCGATGTCTCGGTTATGTTTCCATTGGTCAGCACGCTTCACGAGCTGCGACAGGCCAAAATGTTGCTGTCGGATCTGATGGAAGATCTGGAAGAACAGTCGATTGCTTTCAACCGCGACCTCAAAGTCGGCATTATGGTTGAAGTCCCATCCAGCGTGGTAATGTTGGATCGATTCGCTCAGGAAATCGATTTCATCAGTATTGGAACCAACGATTTGGTCCAGTATACATTAGCGGTGGACCGCAATAATCCTGACGTGGCCGCCCTTTATAATAGCTGTGATCCGGCCGTGCTGAGACTCATTCAGATGGCAGTAGACTCAGCGATTAAGGCAGGCATCGACGTCACGTTATGCGGCCAGATGGGGGGGAATCCCGTCTATACCATGTTGCTAATTGGCATGGGTTTGCGTAGCTTGAGTGTTACGCCGAGCGCGATTCCGGAAATCAAACAAATTTGCCGCACCGTCTCTGCCGAAAAATGCCGGGAGTTGGCGGTACGCGTACGAGACATGGACAACGCCTGGGAAATTAAACGGTTGCTGCGAGAGCACTTACGGCAATTGTTTCCTGACGAGTCCTAATGCCGCAGGGACGAAGTGCCTCAAGCGGCTTGCATTGCGAAGGTTCTGTTAAGTAGGGCCGAATAGACAAATCACAGAAAATACTTGTCCGGTGAGTCGAAACTTGCCGGATCCCTTGACACAGGTTCAAGACACGAACGCTTTTATCGAAACGAAAGGCAACCGTGCCGTTGACGGGGACTTTTAAAAAGCCTGTCAGCTTCACGATTCGATTCCACGAGACCAGCAACCAACGGATACGTCCCGATTTCGATGCTGAATTCCAGCCCAGAAGCGGACGCGTCGTTAACCGCCAACTGCCAGAATTAGATGCCGCCTTTTGATAGGTGGACGATAGCGAAAGCTCTCCGGCAAATATGCGGAAGAATGACAGCGAGATCCCTTCTCCTGCGAC is a window of Bremerella sp. TYQ1 DNA encoding:
- the raiA gene encoding ribosome-associated translation inhibitor RaiA; the encoded protein is MQVNISTRHGHLSPASQETITEKVSKLNRLFERITAVEVTIDLEHSDKPEVELRVTAEKTEDFVATDKAESLLAALDSTIHKMEQQLRKHKEKLKAHRGKGQPSDAETNFEG
- the ptsP gene encoding phosphoenolpyruvate--protein phosphotransferase, coding for MRVLQGIAVSAGVAIAKAMVVDDQQPRVTRRFISRANVDSELQRLSDAMDMVADQIQVSQDEVATELGDQYGAIFSAHLQMVRDEKLNESLVDSIRYRHYTAEYAVSQSFARYIQFFERVPNPFLRERAGDFRDIEQRLLNVLFGADAKRKLAAKQPSIVIAHDLTPSEMANLDRVNIRGIVTEVGGPGSHSAIVAEALELPAVVGIGSHLREIQTDTTLIIDGHQGRVIVQPDDETVARYKKEVEQQKQAKIRLRGLKDLPAVTVDDETITLMANIEFPHEADACIERGASGVGLYRTEFLYLGQDSEPTEEDHYQVYSKVIRDMQGSPIVIRTLDLGADKIFGDDHPPEQNPFLGLRSIRLSLRNTDQFRRQLRAILRASVLGDVSVMFPLVSTLHELRQAKMLLSDLMEDLEEQSIAFNRDLKVGIMVEVPSSVVMLDRFAQEIDFISIGTNDLVQYTLAVDRNNPDVAALYNSCDPAVLRLIQMAVDSAIKAGIDVTLCGQMGGNPVYTMLLIGMGLRSLSVTPSAIPEIKQICRTVSAEKCRELAVRVRDMDNAWEIKRLLREHLRQLFPDES
- a CDS encoding HPr family phosphocarrier protein; this encodes MGEESIIRKVVVPNRQGLHARPADMFVKVALQYQSQVEITRDGLKVSGKSILDVMTLAAEQGTELTIIVTGPDAEKAADALVEVVKRFVEEDDEENES
- a CDS encoding PTS sugar transporter subunit IIA, producing the protein MKFADFISVKAIKPELESKDKEAVIRELAASLVASGDVMEDSAESIIKAILKREELGSTGIGRGIAVPHTKHPSVEKLVGTVGVSTEGVDFNSLDGESVHLFFLLVSPPDRPGDHLRALENISRQLRDDMFCKFLKQSKSVEDIKTLLDEADNNQFGS